The Plasmodium vivax chromosome 12, whole genome shotgun sequence genomic interval AACACACACCTCTTCACTCCTCCCCCCACCGCCCATTTCTCAGATTTGGAAAAGCAGCAAAGCAAGCTAGACGACACAATCAGCCTCGCCGAGCAAAACATCAAGCTGATCAACTCCAAGATTGACCAAAATGTGCATTTCCTGCAAGACACGTTAAGGAGGATGGAATCGGAAGGGGTCTTCCCCTCGAATAATGAGTAAAGCGATGGGTCCCCAAATGGCGACACGGTACAAAACGGAAGCGTCAATATTTTCGTTTTGCCacaatttaatgaaaaaaaaaaaaaaaaaaaaatcctttcaggacccccccccaaaaaaaaagagcagccTTCTTatgttcccttttcctcGGTTTGTGTTTCCCGCGCGATATTCCCCCCCGACGAATAAACCCCatttgggagaaaaaaaaaaaaaaagggagaaacagggagtcataattttttccctttcgctcATCTGTTCAAATCCCACTTGGTATTTTGCGTatcaccaattttttttttatattttttttttttttctcactgtACATAAGCTGCAATTATTCCTCGCGGCACTCCCAACtacgctcttttttttagtcgttatttttcccttttctgttTTCCCCGggggaaatattttcatgCCATTTACACACCCGTTCGGTGGGAACAGGCGTATGCAAGGTGCAAACGCGGGAGGAAGGGCAGATCGCAGTGGCGCATGGGAAGCAAGCGGGTGAGGTGAATAGACGGCCACACGCAGACATAATCCGGTCAGCTCCCAACTTGACGCGCGAGGCGCACGTAGGGTCTACTCCTTCATTTCGAATGATAAGCGGAAAGATTCCTTCTTTACCCCTTCACAATTTCGTCGCCCATTTGGACCAACCGGGGGTCTCCCCTTTATTCTCAGCGAACGAGGCATAATCGGAGTGCCTCCAATTTGCAtgcccctccttttttagcAATTAATAAGGCGAAAAGGTAAGACAGTGAATTATTAGGCTGACGCGGCGGAAGGGGTACATGCGGGGGTGACTGCGTTGCGATGAGTCAGTCCGTTCGTCCGCTCATCCCTTCATCCATCCACCTGCcaattttccttcttcgttTCACCAAGTGAGCCGCGCTCGTAATTTTCACGCAAAGCATCAAGTCAGctattttcccctccacttcGTCCCCGTCCAGATTTGtaactttttccttttcctttttcccgcCGCTGTAACCGCGCCAAGTGAGTGCCGAAAAATATGCACGTAGGGGCTGCCCCGCTATTTTGCAGCCCTTTCAAATGGTGAAGCATTTCACAGAAATGAATTCGCTTCCCTTGTGTTGCATAAATTGAGTGTGCCATAAGTCGCATGTAtctcgaaaaaaaaggtaacaaAAAGGGTAGGAAGTCATTCCAATTttccccaaaaggaaaaacataaaaatacgtTTCTCACACACAGAGCACTTGACTCTTCGAAATGGAGGAGGTGATTAACAACAACGAGGTAAAGCGGGCGCTGCAGCAGCAGCTGAATCAGATGGtggaagaaaacgaaaagcaGTACAACGACTTAATAGCGTACAtcgaaaatgagaaaagtaAGTCCCATTGGGGATGAGCCGGGGGAGCCCTGTGAAGGTGGCCTCGGGGAGGGCATGCTTATTGGCCGCCTCATCTGTGATGTGATTGTGCCACGTCGACTGTGCCACGTTTACTATGCCACCGCGACTATGCCACTTCGATCGTGCCATTCGaacttccctcccccccgcgcagaacaaattgaaatcatgaaaaacaaaacgagggagaagaaaagcTCAATAAACAGGATAACCCACGGTATGGCAAATATTGACAAGTGGAGGAGCaggcggaggagggggaggaagagaaaggACACGCACTGATCGGCATGACTGCTAACGGTCTGCCCACGTACCCCTGTGCAGCTTTAAACGGGCAGACACACCCCTACATGTGTGCTGCCTCAACACGTGCGCGGTTTTCCCTTCGGCCTCGCTTCTCCCAGTTGTGTAGCCCACCCCGTAACTTACATCGTACCAGATGATACACAACATGTCATGTAACACGGCATACTACACGTCGTACTACACGAGAtacctccttttttcataccccttttttcataCCCCTAAAGAAATCGAAGCCAATACCGTCCTAGTCACAGAGCTGAAGGAGAGCGTGATGGTGGGAGGCAAAACAAGTTGGCGCCCCCGGCAGTTGCCAATTTACCCCCAAAAGCACAACTACACATGTGCCTCTATGCTTGTGACCCCTCCgcaggaagaggagaaaaagctGGACGAATACCCCAAGCTGATTGAAGAAATTAACGAGCAActgaatttaattttaaaaaatttcgactCCTCCAAGTTGGGTACATCCCCTGTGTGAACTTTTTCACTCGCTGGAAAGATGTGCACACGTTTCCGTCATCCGGATGGCCATTCCATTTTCACTCCATTTTCACTCCactccatttttccccttttcgccacCTCGGGTGATCCCTCCGTAGAGTACAACACAGTCAAGCTGCACAAGGACTACATCCAAAACGagtggaaaagaaaactgAGCACCCTCTACAATCTGCTCGGATTTGAAATCATATTGCAAGGTCCCCGCACACCACGCGTTCCCCTTGCGGGGGTGCTCCCCCTCGGGGCATCGCTCGTCTACGTAGACGTGTGCAAGCGAGCAGCGGTGATCTCTTTGAACCACTTACAACTGAGTCTGTGGCAGAGTCTGCTctcacttcttcccccttttgcaaaaacagCTCCAATTGCTTATCCCCCTCATTATTTTCATCACCCTACAGATGACAAAATAGCAATCGAGTTTTCGAATATTCAGCCAGGCGATCCTCAGAAGAAATATCGAGCCACCGTCGCTTTGCACAACGGGACCTACGAAGGTTCGCCCAGTCGTTTTTTTAAACGGCCGTCCCGTCCCACCTGGGAGGGGCGAGCAAACGGTTTATGCGCGCACGTTATGTGCGCATGTTAAACACGCACGTTGAGCACCCCCGTTGTGCACGCACAGCTCCACTCCACGCCCTttccgccgccccccccccgtagCCATCGAAACCGCGCCCCGGCTAAACAAATTTGACGATTACGTAAACGGCCTAAATAAGGGACTCCCCTTCACCACCTTCTGCTGCTTACTCAGAAAGTCATTCAAAGAGTTAAAA includes:
- a CDS encoding hypothetical protein, conserved (encoded by transcript PVX_083195A), translating into MEEVINNNEVKRALQQQLNQMVEENEKQYNDLIAYIENEKKQIEIMKNKTREKKSSINRITHEIEANTVLVTELKESVMEEEKKLDEYPKLIEEINEQLNLILKNFDSSKLEYNTVKLHKDYIQNEWKRKLSTLYNLLGFEIILQDDKIAIEFSNIQPGDPQKKYRATVALHNGTYEAIETAPRLNKFDDYVNGLNKGLPFTTFCCLLRKSFKELK